The following proteins come from a genomic window of Pseudomonas putida:
- a CDS encoding transporter substrate-binding domain-containing protein codes for MRPLLCVLGLLATMLATPALGRDKLRLVADNWPPFTDAKMPGGGLATSIVTTALARAGYASGYEEVPWARALLGVGEGRYDVLINAWYNDARANIGQFSNAYLSNRIRLLQRKGETFSYKQQSDLYPYSIAVVRDYAYSPEFDGDPRLHKVPVRNFSSAVRMLAAGRVSLAVEDEYVARYNLQREPQEVRDGVMLVEPPLGENTLHILVSLKHPEHRRIVQRFEQAIAAMKADGSYARLLRQYGF; via the coding sequence ATGCGGCCACTGCTTTGTGTTCTGGGATTGCTGGCAACGATGCTGGCAACACCCGCCCTGGGTCGCGACAAGCTACGGCTGGTGGCTGACAACTGGCCACCGTTCACCGATGCCAAGATGCCGGGCGGCGGCCTTGCGACCTCCATCGTTACTACGGCGCTAGCCCGTGCCGGCTACGCCAGCGGCTATGAAGAGGTGCCGTGGGCGCGTGCGTTGCTGGGGGTAGGTGAAGGGCGCTACGACGTGCTGATCAATGCCTGGTACAACGATGCGCGCGCCAATATCGGGCAGTTCTCCAACGCCTACCTCAGTAATCGAATTCGGCTGCTGCAACGCAAGGGCGAGACGTTTAGCTACAAGCAGCAGTCTGACCTTTATCCCTACAGCATTGCTGTAGTGCGCGATTACGCCTATTCACCGGAATTCGACGGGGATCCCCGTCTGCACAAGGTGCCGGTGCGCAACTTTTCTTCTGCGGTACGCATGTTGGCGGCGGGGCGGGTAAGCCTGGCGGTGGAAGACGAGTACGTGGCCCGCTACAACCTGCAACGTGAGCCGCAGGAAGTACGTGATGGAGTGATGCTGGTGGAGCCGCCGCTAGGGGAGAACACCCTGCATATTCTGGTCAGCCTGAAGCACCCGGAGCATAGGCGGATCGTACAGCGCTTTGAGCAGGCGATTGCGGCGATGAAGGCGGATGGCAGCTATGCCCGGCTGCTGCGTCAGTATGGTTTTTGA